The Calditerrivibrio nitroreducens DSM 19672 genome window below encodes:
- a CDS encoding alkaline phosphatase, with amino-acid sequence MKRRDFLKISAAAGILMATSNELLAKRMEPAKGHGIIFIVGDGMPLGVMKGMKTVFEKDMNYQSSIYSLLTDPKSIISLQNTSSLSSVVTDSAPASVAWGAGSKTVNRSLSVLPDGRNLKTILELAKENGLSCGVVTTTRLTHATPAAWYSHDSNRDNEDRIAEDLLNLKLDVALGGGDKHFNPTTRKDKMDLYSKFVENGYDVVKTKKELIDGFNSSKPLLGVFNKSHLSYYVDRLNDKTLGEKQPDLSEMTLAALNRLSKNPKGFILQIEAGRIDHASHANDAWGAIMDCYELDKTVATVMEYIKKNPRTLLIITSDHGNSGWGINGSGPEYNDSTEGLFFYKNNKASFEYMIKLMKNKDLKTVKDIFEEYTTTKITDAEAEAIYNGLNNKREFVINDQWYEPEATMGRILASSKYTANGEKLSKPAILRRGNVNWTSTNHTAEDQIVITYGHLSHQLDIRNYIDNTDLFKYMTKFFKINYKNPQMTADEARSFLKSVSLKEWQEHLKLHIS; translated from the coding sequence ATGAAAAGAAGAGATTTTCTTAAGATTTCAGCAGCAGCTGGTATATTGATGGCCACCAGCAATGAACTGCTTGCAAAAAGGATGGAGCCAGCAAAAGGACACGGCATTATTTTTATCGTTGGAGACGGTATGCCTCTGGGGGTGATGAAGGGGATGAAAACTGTATTTGAAAAAGACATGAATTATCAATCAAGTATCTATTCCCTACTGACCGATCCAAAATCTATAATCTCTTTACAAAACACAAGCTCATTATCAAGCGTTGTGACCGATTCAGCTCCGGCCTCTGTGGCATGGGGTGCAGGTTCCAAAACGGTCAACAGATCTCTATCGGTATTACCTGATGGTAGAAACCTGAAAACGATACTTGAATTAGCTAAAGAAAATGGTTTATCCTGCGGAGTTGTCACAACCACAAGACTCACTCATGCCACACCAGCCGCATGGTATTCCCATGATTCCAACAGAGATAACGAAGACAGAATTGCTGAAGATTTACTTAATTTAAAACTTGATGTGGCTCTTGGTGGTGGAGATAAGCATTTTAACCCCACAACAAGAAAAGATAAAATGGATCTTTACAGCAAATTTGTTGAAAATGGCTACGATGTAGTAAAAACAAAGAAAGAACTTATCGATGGGTTCAATTCATCAAAGCCATTACTGGGAGTATTTAATAAATCCCATTTAAGCTACTATGTAGATAGATTAAACGATAAAACTCTTGGTGAAAAACAACCCGATCTATCAGAAATGACTCTTGCAGCGTTAAACAGGCTATCAAAAAATCCAAAAGGTTTCATACTTCAAATAGAAGCCGGAAGAATCGATCACGCCTCCCATGCTAATGACGCCTGGGGGGCCATAATGGACTGCTATGAACTTGATAAAACGGTAGCAACTGTAATGGAATACATTAAAAAGAATCCCAGAACCCTCCTGATTATAACATCAGACCACGGAAATTCAGGTTGGGGGATAAATGGTTCAGGGCCAGAGTATAATGATTCTACTGAGGGGCTTTTCTTCTATAAAAACAACAAAGCATCGTTTGAGTATATGATAAAATTGATGAAAAATAAAGATCTGAAGACAGTGAAGGATATTTTTGAAGAATACACCACCACAAAAATTACAGATGCAGAAGCCGAGGCAATATACAACGGACTTAATAATAAGAGAGAATTTGTAATTAACGATCAGTGGTATGAACCGGAAGCAACGATGGGTAGAATACTTGCCAGCAGTAAATATACCGCAAATGGTGAAAAACTCTCAAAGCCTGCAATTTTAAGAAGAGGGAATGTAAACTGGACATCCACAAATCACACAGCTGAAGATCAAATAGTCATTACTTATGGGCACCTTTCTCATCAACTGGATATCAGGAACTACATTGACAACACTGATTTATTTAAGTACATGACAAAATTCTTCAAAATTAACTATAAAAATCCCCAGATGACAGCAGATGAGGCAAGATCCTTTCTAAAATCTGTTTCATTAAAAGAATGGCAGGAACATCTAAAATTACACATATCCTGA
- the cas6 gene encoding CRISPR system precrRNA processing endoribonuclease RAMP protein Cas6, which produces MKIRYNQFLFRLKFKNRFTTKVYPAFVIRSVLGNELRKLSCILRGKECGDCPLKFQCAYSYIFETPIKKDTEFLLGRDRASHPFRIFSDTLPRKEFEEIRLTLSLFGRGVDYFPYLFFALKMGGEKGLFKERIPYEIKSIQEGDSVVYNGEGDQIEKPDERLWSFDSSDEEKSLFIKITFLSPVRMKINNRYTHRITYLDMLRNILQRINIIGSMYGDGEKLKIDLKKMSEKEERNSLIWVEYDRYSARQESEMKLGGAVGEVVLKGSFSKWEVSLLKACEIFGLGKNTSFGFGEVKVEVL; this is translated from the coding sequence GTGAAGATAAGGTACAACCAGTTTTTGTTTCGTTTGAAGTTTAAAAATCGATTTACGACTAAAGTTTATCCAGCTTTTGTGATACGATCTGTATTGGGAAATGAGCTTAGAAAGCTTTCCTGTATACTGAGGGGTAAAGAGTGTGGAGACTGCCCCTTAAAATTCCAATGCGCCTATTCCTATATATTCGAAACACCTATCAAAAAAGATACAGAATTTTTGCTCGGTAGAGATAGAGCATCTCATCCTTTTAGAATATTTTCTGATACTCTTCCCAGAAAAGAATTTGAGGAGATTAGACTTACCTTATCGCTATTTGGTAGAGGGGTTGACTACTTTCCGTATCTTTTCTTTGCATTAAAGATGGGTGGTGAGAAGGGTTTATTTAAAGAGAGGATACCGTATGAGATAAAAAGTATACAGGAGGGCGACTCTGTTGTGTACAATGGTGAAGGGGATCAGATTGAAAAGCCAGATGAAAGATTATGGTCTTTCGATTCAAGCGATGAAGAAAAATCACTTTTCATCAAGATTACCTTCCTTTCCCCTGTCAGAATGAAGATAAATAATCGCTACACCCATAGGATCACTTATCTGGATATGCTGAGAAATATATTGCAGAGGATAAATATTATCGGATCAATGTATGGTGATGGGGAAAAATTAAAAATAGATCTAAAAAAAATGTCAGAAAAAGAGGAAAGAAACAGTCTAATATGGGTAGAGTATGATAGATATTCCGCCAGACAGGAATCGGAAATGAAATTAGGAGGGGCGGTGGGAGAGGTAGTTTTAAAAGGTAGTTTTTCAAAATGGGAGGTTTCATTATTAAAAGCGTGTGAGATATTTGGTTTGGGTAAAAATACCAGTTTTGGTTTTGGGGAAGTAAAGGTGGAGGTATTATGA
- the csm3 gene encoding type III-A CRISPR-associated RAMP protein Csm3: protein MSTFKITKITGKLTLESGLHIGSGDTEMHIGGVDNQVIKDPITGEPYIPGSSLKGKIRSLLEYYAGSHVKTDGRPLSASKASTDLEKHIVTLFGSSGSDDRNAEFGVSRLVFSDTYLNKESRQSIMQTYGKFTEVKAENSINRLKGTAENPRFTERVIKGAVFDFAVSMRIFPKDNYDQLMEVFLTGLKLLTFDALGGSGSRGYGKVSIKFDKEDLQEKFDKITF, encoded by the coding sequence ATGAGTACTTTTAAAATAACTAAAATTACAGGTAAACTTACACTTGAAAGTGGTTTGCATATAGGATCAGGCGATACAGAGATGCATATAGGTGGAGTAGACAATCAGGTAATAAAAGATCCAATAACTGGTGAACCTTATATCCCTGGAAGTAGTTTGAAAGGGAAAATAAGATCTTTACTTGAATACTATGCCGGAAGTCATGTGAAAACAGATGGTAGGCCTCTGTCTGCGTCAAAAGCATCCACTGATTTAGAAAAACATATAGTTACCCTTTTTGGTTCCAGTGGAAGTGATGATAGAAATGCTGAGTTTGGAGTGTCAAGACTTGTTTTTTCTGACACATATCTAAACAAAGAGTCCAGGCAGTCAATAATGCAAACTTATGGCAAATTTACAGAGGTAAAAGCGGAAAATTCTATAAATAGATTAAAAGGTACAGCTGAAAATCCAAGATTTACCGAAAGAGTTATAAAAGGCGCAGTTTTTGATTTTGCCGTTTCGATGAGAATATTTCCCAAAGACAATTATGATCAACTGATGGAAGTATTTCTAACAGGATTAAAGCTTCTCACTTTCGATGCACTTGGAGGTTCTGGAAGTAGGGGATACGGTAAGGTTTCTATAAAATTCGATAAAGAAGATCTGCAGGAGAAATTTGATAAAATTACTTTCTGA
- the cas10 gene encoding type III-A CRISPR-associated protein Cas10/Csm1, whose translation MNDQLLKTSLIGLAAFYHDIGKVYQRTGRHLTDKYGKGSYERQLLLNDDTHLHSLHTAYFIENNILNTPIDGLWKSTFNAPGFLFTSAAHHKPNNEILSKIVTMADQIASGLDREQYAERDRKRSQFDYRKVMMTPLLRIASLFEENDYSYRYPLSIVNLESIFPVKSEKLKDISAEENYKKIVEFFEENLNKIDYKLNFYVDGLISLFEEAFSFVPASTLGEFDDVSLYDHSRTTAAFATSLFKFYENNQRLPEYDEKAFLMIRGEFFGIQKFIFSEGAESGKNPAKILRGRSFYVSLMTEVAALMMSNKLNLPSFNLLLNAAGMFVILSDNSKETKDGIQEVNKVINDWLFEKFFGEVYFGIAYVEATPSDFSEKHYESLWLDLLTEMDKVKYSRFNLLTRDSIFENYHKQFDNAVSCSLCGRESAEKGAEYGKNCDELIKIGEQLVRKELKYLVLYRKDGGKIFNKYDYEFRSDVGDALLDASKIIDISLFDGFKGFYKSKINTYVATDNYVIKSFEEIAKGERGIDALGVFKADVDNLGALFALGLEKKRNVGENKRLTFSRISQLSRMINNFFAYYLPYKLKKDYPNTYTVFAGGDDLFLVGRYNDIFKLALELSQDFKRYTGYNNEVTISGGISIFKPNTPIAFMAEVVENNLTHSKKTNDYKKPKGYLTFLGAKAKWEDFIKVYEEVKKNSWLVPEATSFDYKLLELIEMSILLKNKNLNMQDLAKNIMWIPRLKYLLARQIKNQNAREELSLFLLDKINTAPELFKAISMFEIYNKRKKKGGKK comes from the coding sequence ATGAATGATCAACTCTTAAAAACATCTCTTATAGGTCTTGCAGCTTTTTATCATGATATAGGTAAGGTTTACCAGAGGACGGGTAGGCATCTAACGGATAAATATGGCAAAGGGAGCTACGAAAGACAGTTGTTATTAAACGATGATACTCATCTACATTCTCTACATACAGCTTACTTTATTGAAAATAATATTTTAAATACACCCATAGATGGATTGTGGAAAAGTACGTTTAACGCTCCAGGTTTTTTATTTACATCCGCTGCTCATCATAAGCCTAATAATGAGATACTTTCAAAAATAGTAACAATGGCGGATCAGATAGCCTCTGGTCTCGACAGAGAACAGTATGCAGAAAGGGACAGGAAAAGATCCCAATTTGACTATAGAAAGGTGATGATGACACCACTATTGAGGATAGCATCATTATTTGAAGAAAATGATTATAGCTATAGATACCCATTGAGTATTGTTAATTTAGAATCGATTTTTCCTGTTAAAAGTGAAAAATTAAAAGATATTTCAGCAGAGGAGAATTATAAAAAAATTGTTGAATTTTTTGAAGAGAATCTAAACAAGATAGATTACAAACTCAATTTTTACGTGGATGGATTGATAAGTTTATTTGAGGAGGCTTTCTCATTCGTTCCAGCCTCCACCTTGGGGGAATTTGACGATGTATCTTTATATGATCATTCTAGGACTACTGCGGCATTTGCCACATCGCTGTTTAAATTTTATGAAAACAATCAGAGATTGCCTGAATATGATGAAAAAGCTTTTTTGATGATAAGGGGTGAATTTTTTGGTATTCAGAAATTTATCTTTTCCGAAGGGGCAGAGTCTGGTAAAAATCCTGCAAAGATTTTGAGAGGTAGGTCTTTTTATGTCTCACTGATGACGGAAGTGGCGGCATTGATGATGTCAAACAAGCTTAACCTACCTTCTTTCAACCTCCTTTTGAATGCAGCAGGGATGTTTGTAATTCTTTCGGATAATTCTAAAGAAACAAAAGATGGTATTCAGGAGGTCAATAAGGTTATAAATGATTGGCTTTTTGAGAAATTCTTTGGTGAGGTATATTTTGGGATTGCTTATGTAGAAGCAACTCCTTCAGATTTTTCAGAAAAGCATTATGAATCTCTATGGCTTGATCTTCTCACTGAGATGGATAAAGTAAAATATAGCAGATTTAATTTATTAACAAGGGATTCAATCTTTGAAAATTATCACAAGCAGTTTGACAATGCTGTATCATGTTCCCTTTGTGGAAGGGAATCAGCTGAGAAAGGGGCAGAATATGGTAAAAATTGCGATGAGCTTATTAAAATAGGAGAGCAACTCGTAAGAAAAGAACTGAAGTATTTAGTATTATACCGTAAAGATGGGGGTAAAATCTTTAATAAGTATGATTATGAATTTAGAAGTGATGTGGGGGATGCATTGCTTGATGCCTCTAAAATAATAGACATCTCTTTATTTGATGGTTTCAAAGGTTTTTATAAGTCAAAAATAAATACATATGTGGCCACAGATAATTACGTTATAAAATCTTTCGAAGAGATTGCAAAAGGGGAACGTGGGATTGATGCTTTGGGTGTTTTTAAAGCTGATGTGGATAATCTTGGGGCATTGTTTGCCCTTGGTTTAGAGAAAAAAAGAAACGTGGGTGAAAATAAAAGATTGACATTTTCCAGAATCTCACAGCTATCAAGGATGATAAACAACTTTTTTGCTTACTATCTACCATACAAATTGAAAAAAGATTATCCCAACACGTATACCGTTTTTGCCGGTGGGGACGATCTGTTTCTGGTGGGAAGATATAATGATATTTTCAAGCTTGCACTTGAACTGTCTCAGGATTTCAAAAGGTATACTGGATACAATAATGAGGTAACAATATCGGGAGGTATAAGTATTTTTAAGCCAAATACTCCTATCGCGTTTATGGCTGAGGTGGTGGAAAATAATTTAACTCATTCCAAAAAGACTAACGACTACAAAAAGCCCAAAGGTTATTTAACTTTTCTTGGTGCAAAAGCCAAATGGGAAGATTTTATTAAGGTTTATGAAGAAGTAAAGAAAAATAGTTGGCTTGTGCCGGAGGCTACAAGTTTTGATTACAAACTGCTGGAATTAATAGAGATGAGCATTTTACTTAAAAACAAAAATCTAAATATGCAGGATCTTGCTAAAAATATAATGTGGATACCAAGACTTAAATATCTCCTTGCAAGACAGATAAAGAATCAGAATGCGAGGGAGGAATTATCATTATTTCTTCTCGATAAAATTAATACTGCACCAGAGCTTTTTAAGGCGATATCGATGTTTGAAATTTATAATAAAAGAAAGAAAAAAGGGGGTAAAAAATGA
- the csm2 gene encoding type III-A CRISPR-associated protein Csm2 — MNKPNNSKFTQGSPNPQGQKNYSVDESVKKSFKEFDLKSLYSSQAEKVAKVIHQESSGKFNKNSQIRKFYDELYNLKMKVELSKDVEAEFSKVLPIVYLLGSKSAYARGRDKIGDNFFNFLKSNVMKIESFEDLKTFLLYFEAVLGYYKFLNPKE; from the coding sequence ATGAACAAACCGAACAACAGTAAATTTACTCAGGGAAGCCCAAATCCACAAGGTCAAAAAAACTATTCTGTGGATGAATCGGTCAAAAAGAGTTTCAAAGAGTTTGACTTGAAAAGTCTTTACAGCAGTCAAGCTGAAAAGGTAGCTAAGGTTATACATCAAGAATCAAGTGGAAAATTTAATAAAAACTCCCAGATTAGAAAATTCTATGACGAGCTATACAATTTGAAAATGAAGGTTGAGCTGTCCAAAGATGTGGAAGCTGAATTTTCTAAGGTATTACCGATTGTTTACCTTTTAGGATCTAAATCTGCTTATGCCAGAGGTAGAGATAAAATAGGCGACAATTTCTTTAATTTTTTAAAAAGCAATGTGATGAAGATAGAGTCTTTTGAAGATCTAAAAACATTTCTATTGTATTTTGAAGCAGTACTTGGTTACTACAAATTTTTAAATCCAAAAGAATAA
- a CDS encoding Card1-like endonuclease domain-containing protein — MRENVLVSIVSDQTLPNILIIKELEQINFKLFIFISTEEMERRGKTDTIVSTSKIDSRRVKVVKVDQDNYLEILNKLNSIEEIKDKNIFYYLNITCGTKPMSITLLDFYRDYENKIVIYIPVGKNYYIDFYSGKKIDISYRVTVEEYLSSYNIKIENKKKIPQHIDCLNDRKEMTYKLWDFALNNIDKVNEIIKNLRDTYKNNRNKISRDEIKDIAGELLNLINLDLESESHDRVKNWYNYFTGGWFEELVYLRTRDILGVKENDHIVIGIQIVKGGVKNELDVVVCLENRLYYIECKTGLGEKQNDVFKETFEKLARMKDQKQFGLSMRNYLLTLDKKVLYDVNGDLQKEERESTYGIKFYGLKEIEEAGLDGIIKEIFGIKGD, encoded by the coding sequence ATGAGAGAGAATGTGCTGGTATCAATTGTAAGCGACCAAACCCTTCCCAACATTCTAATAATCAAAGAGTTGGAGCAGATCAATTTTAAACTTTTTATCTTTATATCAACTGAAGAGATGGAGAGAAGAGGTAAAACAGATACTATCGTGTCAACATCTAAAATAGATAGTAGAAGGGTTAAAGTGGTAAAAGTAGATCAGGACAACTATCTGGAAATACTAAATAAATTGAATAGTATAGAAGAGATTAAAGATAAAAACATTTTCTATTACCTGAATATCACCTGCGGAACCAAGCCGATGTCGATAACTTTACTTGATTTTTACAGAGATTATGAAAATAAAATTGTAATCTATATCCCGGTGGGAAAGAATTACTACATCGATTTTTATAGCGGAAAGAAGATAGATATTTCATACCGTGTTACAGTGGAGGAGTATCTTAGTAGCTACAATATAAAAATAGAAAACAAAAAAAAGATCCCTCAACATATAGATTGTTTGAATGATAGAAAAGAGATGACTTATAAATTATGGGATTTTGCTCTTAATAATATCGATAAAGTCAATGAGATAATTAAAAATTTAAGGGACACATATAAAAATAACAGAAATAAAATTTCAAGAGACGAGATTAAAGATATTGCCGGAGAGCTGTTAAATTTAATAAACCTTGATTTAGAAAGCGAGTCTCATGATAGGGTGAAGAATTGGTATAATTATTTTACTGGTGGTTGGTTTGAAGAGCTGGTTTATCTAAGGACTAGAGATATCCTTGGGGTGAAAGAAAATGATCATATCGTTATCGGTATTCAAATAGTCAAAGGTGGGGTAAAAAACGAACTGGATGTAGTGGTATGCCTTGAAAATAGACTTTATTATATAGAATGCAAAACAGGTCTCGGGGAAAAACAGAACGATGTTTTCAAAGAGACTTTTGAAAAGCTTGCAAGAATGAAGGATCAAAAGCAGTTTGGATTGTCGATGAGGAATTATCTTTTAACTCTGGATAAAAAAGTATTGTATGATGTTAATGGTGATCTTCAAAAGGAAGAAAGGGAATCGACATATGGGATCAAATTCTATGGCTTAAAGGAAATAGAAGAAGCTGGATTAGATGGAATAATAAAAGAAATTTTCGGAATAAAGGGGGATTAG
- a CDS encoding anaerobic ribonucleoside-triphosphate reductase activating protein, translated as MWTLPVSEIETVSLTNFTGKVACTVFTIGCNLRCRYCYNKSLVLKTEKPVDIEKIRDKIKTLPLKNIAITGGEPLLHYSLKDFLYFLKDSGFEIKLDTNGTFPERLQNILDKKLIDYVAVDIKAFTDDDFKYITRVDYGCGRVKKSIAILKESHIPFEMRYTAWKVPTMDEVSTFFDALPTCKKDTLYVQKFMASRYLLDKLFNPDITDEDLSQITEILSNYLTVKIRNI; from the coding sequence ATGTGGACTCTGCCGGTATCAGAGATTGAAACAGTATCCCTCACAAATTTCACCGGTAAAGTTGCCTGCACCGTATTTACAATTGGTTGTAACCTGCGGTGCAGGTATTGCTACAACAAGAGCCTTGTGCTTAAAACAGAAAAACCAGTAGATATTGAAAAAATCAGGGATAAGATAAAGACACTTCCTTTGAAAAATATAGCCATAACAGGTGGTGAGCCTCTACTTCATTATAGCTTGAAAGATTTTCTCTATTTTTTAAAAGATTCTGGCTTTGAAATAAAGCTTGACACTAATGGAACTTTTCCGGAAAGATTGCAGAATATTCTTGATAAAAAGCTTATTGATTATGTTGCAGTTGACATAAAGGCTTTTACCGATGACGATTTTAAATATATCACCAGAGTGGATTATGGCTGTGGAAGAGTAAAAAAGAGCATTGCCATCTTAAAGGAGTCCCATATCCCTTTTGAAATGAGATATACGGCCTGGAAAGTACCAACTATGGATGAAGTTTCAACCTTTTTTGATGCTTTACCCACTTGTAAAAAGGATACTTTATACGTTCAAAAATTTATGGCAAGCAGGTACCTTCTTGATAAGCTCTTTAATCCTGATATCACTGATGAGGATTTAAGTCAAATAACAGAAATTCTTTCAAATTATCTAACGGTAAAGATAAGGAATATTTAA
- a CDS encoding phosphatidylserine decarboxylase, giving the protein MQHCYIERSTGKVMSEEFIGDRFIRFLYSKVRENSQFMFNLAVNRTTTNLLKFLKYDKKLSRKEIDYYLSMLKIDLDELYDDPGQFKTLSDIFERRIRYWDKRPMDDSFDVVVSPADSKMVIGSLAEDSLLCLKDKFFTLDDLLIKPKWVNKFINGDYAIFRLTPDEYHYNHLPVSGIVIDFYEIEGKFHSCNPYSTITIVTPLSLNRRAVTIIDTDVPNGSNVGIVAFIEVAAMMIGKIDQRYSEIKYESPTGMMEGLFLKKGQPKSVYRPGSSTNVVLFEKNRIEFDHDLIAFSQNSQTKSRYTYGFNVPITETKIKVRERIGTRRKI; this is encoded by the coding sequence ATGCAGCATTGCTATATAGAAAGATCAACTGGTAAAGTAATGTCTGAAGAATTTATAGGGGATAGGTTTATCAGATTTTTATATTCAAAAGTCAGGGAAAACTCTCAATTTATGTTCAATCTTGCCGTAAACAGAACAACCACCAATCTACTAAAATTTCTCAAATATGACAAAAAACTCAGCCGTAAAGAGATTGACTATTACTTATCAATGTTAAAAATCGATTTAGATGAACTTTATGATGATCCAGGTCAGTTTAAAACCCTTTCAGACATTTTTGAAAGAAGAATAAGATATTGGGACAAAAGACCTATGGACGATTCTTTTGACGTCGTAGTATCCCCAGCCGATTCCAAAATGGTCATAGGCAGTCTCGCTGAAGACTCACTTCTTTGCCTGAAAGATAAGTTTTTCACCCTTGACGATCTTCTCATCAAACCTAAATGGGTGAATAAATTTATCAATGGTGACTATGCTATATTTCGACTCACACCGGATGAATATCACTACAACCATCTGCCAGTATCAGGAATAGTTATCGATTTTTATGAAATTGAGGGGAAATTCCATTCCTGTAATCCATATTCCACCATTACCATCGTAACACCTCTATCACTAAACAGAAGAGCTGTTACGATAATCGACACAGATGTCCCAAATGGTAGCAACGTGGGTATTGTTGCTTTTATTGAGGTGGCGGCAATGATGATTGGAAAAATCGACCAGAGGTATTCTGAAATCAAATATGAATCACCCACAGGGATGATGGAGGGGTTATTTCTGAAAAAAGGTCAACCTAAAAGCGTTTATAGACCAGGTAGCAGCACAAACGTGGTGTTATTTGAAAAAAATAGGATAGAGTTTGACCATGATCTGATAGCTTTCTCCCAGAACAGCCAGACAAAGAGTAGATACACGTATGGTTTTAACGTACCAATAACTGAAACTAAAATAAAAGTCAGAGAGAGAATAGGCACCAGGAGAAAAATATGA